The Pyrococcus kukulkanii genome contains a region encoding:
- a CDS encoding DUF512 domain-containing protein, protein MYELTEDLKLRKITKYELDGIDEREDLLVIPPSSKAGPCGNGCVFCYLLQNPSDMVYKVPRHDTLNDPELENRIRYAREHYDLWIRVTDTSGNVKFDKDRVESLYSAGLDEIQISVHTTKKDVRARLMRNRHAGKLIDLLPFVAEHFRVIADIILTPGYNVDDIGEIIEDLDSMGINEVRLFPVGVTRYNRFGVRPLTKEELMFVKRVALEKDKELDIKVVIPPIFLALLGEFTTGVEPFDIEPNIPTYILTGELAYPEMRRLFPRVNVVMVKNEFFGGNIGTAGLLTGRDVLKEVEKLPEVDIGLIILPELMFYGDMTLDGWRRQDLFTRILVEKGYIVETALEPQEIPKVIEKVAL, encoded by the coding sequence ATGTACGAACTTACTGAAGACCTAAAGCTGAGGAAGATAACTAAGTACGAGCTCGACGGTATCGATGAGAGGGAGGATCTTTTGGTTATTCCCCCTTCCTCTAAGGCCGGACCGTGTGGAAATGGCTGTGTATTCTGCTACCTCCTTCAAAACCCTTCGGATATGGTATACAAGGTTCCCAGGCATGACACGTTGAATGATCCAGAACTTGAAAATAGGATAAGGTACGCAAGAGAGCACTATGATCTCTGGATAAGGGTAACGGACACCTCAGGGAACGTGAAGTTCGACAAGGACAGAGTTGAGAGCCTGTACTCGGCGGGCCTTGATGAGATCCAGATCTCGGTTCACACAACGAAGAAGGATGTAAGAGCTAGATTAATGAGAAACAGACATGCAGGAAAGCTTATAGATCTTCTCCCCTTTGTAGCGGAGCACTTTAGGGTGATAGCGGACATAATTCTGACCCCAGGATACAACGTAGATGACATAGGCGAGATAATTGAAGATCTCGATTCAATGGGAATCAATGAGGTGAGGCTATTCCCCGTGGGGGTTACTAGGTACAACAGATTTGGTGTTAGGCCACTAACCAAGGAAGAGCTGATGTTCGTGAAGAGAGTGGCCCTTGAAAAGGACAAGGAGCTTGATATCAAGGTAGTGATCCCACCAATATTCCTAGCGCTGCTAGGTGAATTTACAACAGGAGTCGAGCCATTCGATATAGAGCCCAACATTCCAACTTATATCCTAACGGGGGAGCTGGCCTACCCTGAGATGAGGAGGCTATTTCCCAGGGTAAACGTTGTCATGGTCAAAAACGAGTTCTTCGGAGGGAACATAGGAACGGCAGGCCTGCTTACAGGTAGGGACGTTCTCAAGGAAGTTGAAAAGCTGCCGGAGGTTGACATAGGCCTAATCATATTGCCCGAGCTCATGTTCTACGGTGACATGACCCTTGATGGGTGGAGGAGACAGGATCTATTCACCAGGATACTAGTGGAGAAGGGTTATATAGTTGAGACGGCACTTGAACCCCAGGAGATACCGAAGGTAATTGAGAAGGTGGCCCTATGA
- a CDS encoding radical SAM protein, with the protein MRETPYYSYVVGELPEGCKYCVRGEKLVLFVTGVCPRNCFYCPLSPWRRKDVVYANERPVKSIEDIIEEAKIQDARGAGVTGGDPLARLSRTVEYIKALKDEFGRKFHIHLYTTGILADEKALQRLYDAGLDEIRFHPDLFELNSKFLQREIENMKKAFDFSWDVGGEVPAVPGFGDRIKWFASLLDNMGGKFLNINELEFSETNLRNLLTRGYKPISDESSAIKGSLELGLEILEWGEKNTSLNYHLCTAKLKDAVQLRNRLRRMAKNVARPYMEITEDGTLRFGIAEYEDLEELYELLVEEAGVPEEWLYINWEKERIEMPVEVAEELADAIEGDVKFYIVEEYPTWDRVEVERIPLN; encoded by the coding sequence ATGAGAGAAACCCCGTACTATTCCTACGTTGTCGGGGAACTTCCGGAGGGGTGCAAGTACTGCGTTAGGGGAGAAAAGCTCGTCCTCTTCGTCACCGGTGTGTGCCCTAGGAACTGTTTCTATTGTCCTTTAAGCCCTTGGAGGAGAAAAGACGTTGTTTATGCCAATGAGAGGCCAGTTAAGTCCATAGAAGACATAATAGAAGAGGCAAAGATTCAAGATGCCAGGGGAGCAGGAGTTACAGGAGGAGACCCCCTAGCGAGGCTCTCAAGGACCGTCGAATATATAAAAGCCCTCAAGGATGAGTTTGGGAGAAAGTTCCACATCCACCTCTACACTACAGGAATTCTAGCTGACGAAAAAGCCCTGCAAAGACTTTATGATGCCGGATTGGACGAGATAAGGTTTCATCCGGACTTGTTTGAGCTAAATTCAAAGTTCCTTCAGAGAGAAATTGAAAACATGAAGAAAGCCTTTGACTTTTCCTGGGACGTTGGAGGAGAGGTTCCAGCTGTTCCTGGCTTTGGAGACAGGATAAAGTGGTTCGCAAGTCTCTTAGACAACATGGGAGGGAAGTTCCTGAACATAAACGAGCTTGAGTTCAGCGAGACCAATCTAAGGAATCTGCTTACAAGAGGGTACAAGCCGATAAGTGATGAGAGCTCGGCGATAAAGGGTTCACTTGAGCTGGGCCTTGAAATCTTGGAGTGGGGCGAGAAGAATACCTCACTAAATTACCACCTCTGCACGGCAAAGCTAAAGGATGCAGTCCAGCTCAGGAACAGGCTTAGGAGGATGGCCAAGAACGTTGCAAGGCCCTACATGGAGATAACTGAGGATGGAACTCTAAGGTTTGGTATAGCTGAGTACGAGGATCTTGAGGAGCTGTATGAGCTACTCGTTGAGGAGGCAGGAGTTCCCGAGGAGTGGCTCTATATTAATTGGGAGAAGGAGAGAATAGAAATGCCCGTCGAAGTTGCAGAGGAACTCGCGGATGCAATCGAGGGCGACGTTAAGTTCTATATAGTGGAGGAGTATCCAACCTGGGACAGGGTCGAAGTTGAGAGGATCCCTCTCAATTAA
- a CDS encoding metal-dependent transcriptional regulator, which yields MYLLQKNKGVIRVKDIARILHVKPPSVVDALKKLAEKGLVEYEKYDRILLTEEGRKIAEKTYSKHLLLTEFFTNVLGIPPEIAEEDACQFEHYVHDITIQRIKEFISYIQEHCPYVLKQFLKKVMEESGSGKVGEVADEH from the coding sequence ATGTACCTTCTCCAGAAGAATAAGGGCGTGATTAGGGTTAAGGACATAGCGAGAATCCTGCACGTTAAGCCCCCAAGCGTTGTTGATGCACTGAAAAAGCTCGCTGAGAAAGGTTTGGTTGAGTATGAGAAATACGACAGGATACTCTTAACGGAAGAGGGTAGGAAGATCGCGGAGAAAACATATTCTAAGCACCTCCTCCTTACCGAGTTCTTTACCAACGTCCTGGGGATCCCTCCGGAGATTGCCGAAGAAGATGCCTGCCAGTTTGAGCACTACGTCCATGACATAACGATCCAGAGGATAAAGGAGTTCATAAGCTACATCCAAGAGCACTGTCCTTACGTCCTAAAACAGTTCCTAAAAAAGGTAATGGAAGAATCAGGCAGTGGCAAGGTAGGCGAAGTAGCCGACGAACACTAG
- a CDS encoding NCS2 family permease gives MGWIERYFEFEKYGTDLKTEVLAGLTTFMTMAYILFVNPSILSAAMGQEAFDSLVAVTALAAGLTTILMGVYAKKPFALAPGMGLNAYFAFTVAPKYGWKVALAAVFVEGIIFIILSITKVRSAIIHAIPLSQKYAVGAGIGLFLTFIGLNDVGLLTAVTTKEGVLQLTGLNAPALAKPETLLFLFGLFVAAILIGLRIKGALLISILATSIVGWITGVAPWPEKLFSMPTISYTFMKLDLHGLLNAGALGVVFAFFMVDFFDTLGTVTGLSAKAGFLTKEGKIPDAEKVLLTDAIGTTFGAILGTSTVTTYIESAAGIEEGGRTGFTAVVVGLLFLAIGLFIAPVAKAIPAFATAPALVIVGYYMMSAFKEVDFSDPTEAIPAFLVLITIPFTYSIADGIGVGFISYTLLKVFTGRWKEVHPLMYILALVFVGYFAYLATA, from the coding sequence ATGGGCTGGATAGAGAGATATTTTGAGTTCGAAAAGTATGGCACTGATCTCAAGACTGAAGTCCTTGCAGGATTGACTACGTTCATGACGATGGCTTACATTCTCTTCGTGAATCCCTCTATCCTTAGTGCAGCGATGGGACAGGAGGCGTTCGATTCACTTGTTGCTGTAACGGCCCTAGCTGCAGGTCTCACGACAATACTAATGGGTGTCTACGCAAAGAAACCATTCGCCCTCGCTCCGGGAATGGGTCTCAACGCATACTTTGCCTTTACCGTAGCTCCTAAGTACGGATGGAAAGTTGCATTAGCCGCGGTGTTCGTTGAGGGTATAATCTTCATAATTCTGAGCATCACTAAGGTCAGAAGTGCTATAATTCACGCGATTCCCCTGAGCCAGAAGTACGCCGTTGGTGCTGGAATTGGTCTTTTCCTGACGTTCATAGGGCTCAATGACGTTGGCTTACTCACGGCGGTAACCACAAAGGAGGGAGTTCTCCAGCTCACGGGCCTTAACGCTCCTGCATTGGCAAAGCCCGAAACACTACTGTTCCTCTTCGGTCTATTCGTTGCGGCAATTCTCATCGGCCTGAGAATCAAGGGTGCACTACTGATCTCGATCTTGGCTACGAGTATAGTCGGATGGATAACAGGGGTTGCCCCCTGGCCAGAGAAATTGTTCTCAATGCCAACAATAAGCTACACCTTCATGAAGCTTGACCTTCACGGTCTGCTGAACGCGGGTGCCCTCGGAGTTGTATTCGCGTTCTTCATGGTGGACTTCTTCGACACCCTTGGAACGGTCACCGGTTTGAGCGCCAAGGCTGGCTTTCTAACCAAGGAAGGCAAAATCCCAGATGCAGAAAAGGTTCTCCTCACAGATGCGATAGGAACTACGTTCGGTGCAATACTCGGTACTTCGACTGTCACAACTTACATAGAGAGTGCCGCGGGTATAGAGGAGGGCGGTAGAACGGGATTCACGGCGGTTGTAGTTGGTCTCCTATTCCTAGCCATAGGTCTCTTCATTGCTCCAGTAGCAAAGGCAATTCCAGCCTTTGCAACGGCTCCTGCCCTAGTGATAGTCGGTTACTACATGATGAGCGCCTTCAAGGAGGTTGACTTCAGCGATCCAACCGAGGCTATTCCAGCATTTCTAGTGTTGATAACGATACCGTTCACCTACTCAATAGCCGATGGAATTGGGGTTGGCTTCATAAGCTACACCCTACTCAAGGTATTCACCGGAAGGTGGAAGGAGGTACACCCACTGATGTACATCTTGGCCCTAGTGTTCGTCGGCTACTTCGCCTACCTTGCCACTGCCTGA
- the mtnP gene encoding S-methyl-5'-thioadenosine phosphorylase yields the protein MPRIAVIGGSGVYDFPAENKREEVVKTPYGEVTVTLGRIGGEEVAFLARHGKGHSIPPHKINYRANIWALYELDVERIIATSAVGSLNPNMKPGDFVILDQLMDFTVSRPRTFYDGEESPHDRKFVAHVDFTEPYCPEIRRALITAAKNLALPYHPRGTYVCTEGPRFETAAEIRAYRILGGDVVGMTQCPEAILARELEMCYASVAIVTNYAAGISHQKLTHIEVVELMQKKTKEIVSLIVHAIPLIPKERNCPCKDALKGATG from the coding sequence ATGCCCAGGATAGCCGTCATAGGAGGTTCTGGAGTCTACGACTTCCCTGCAGAGAATAAAAGGGAGGAAGTAGTGAAGACTCCCTACGGTGAAGTAACCGTAACCCTTGGAAGGATAGGTGGAGAGGAGGTAGCCTTTCTCGCCAGGCACGGGAAGGGTCACTCGATTCCACCTCACAAGATAAACTATAGGGCCAACATTTGGGCCCTCTACGAGCTTGACGTTGAGAGGATTATTGCCACCTCAGCAGTTGGTTCCTTAAATCCGAACATGAAGCCTGGGGACTTCGTAATTCTGGATCAACTCATGGACTTTACGGTTTCAAGGCCCAGGACGTTTTATGATGGGGAGGAAAGTCCCCACGATAGGAAGTTCGTTGCCCACGTTGACTTTACGGAACCCTACTGCCCCGAGATAAGGAGGGCACTAATAACTGCCGCAAAGAACCTAGCCCTCCCCTACCACCCCCGGGGAACTTACGTCTGCACTGAAGGTCCAAGATTTGAAACAGCTGCCGAAATCAGAGCTTACAGAATCCTGGGTGGTGACGTGGTGGGAATGACTCAATGCCCTGAGGCGATACTCGCAAGGGAGCTAGAGATGTGCTACGCCAGCGTTGCGATAGTTACCAATTACGCTGCAGGAATAAGTCATCAAAAGTTAACCCATATTGAAGTTGTAGAGTTAATGCAGAAGAAGACGAAGGAGATAGTCTCACTAATAGTTCATGCGATTCCCCTCATCCCCAAGGAAAGAAATTGCCCATGCAAGGATGCCCTCAAGGGAGCTACTGGATAA
- a CDS encoding endonuclease V has translation MFGISAILLTYGSISFVDYNFHNPSTFYAFPTYTYVDFEKLAGNYTKGLVKVSRWISENTNRDDCLISHPYTLEWIAGFTGRPVVAVTFGHGNPFLNMEQRRKDIELFFTNPSERSKIIEKYEVKYVILGPYVKWAYNVTIKDFEEGRNFRIVFHWWEFYILQVEN, from the coding sequence GTGTTTGGAATTTCGGCAATACTCTTGACTTATGGTTCAATTTCCTTTGTTGACTACAACTTTCACAATCCAAGCACTTTCTATGCCTTCCCGACGTACACTTATGTAGATTTCGAGAAATTAGCTGGAAACTACACAAAAGGCTTGGTAAAGGTCTCCAGATGGATCAGCGAAAATACTAATCGTGATGACTGTTTAATTAGTCATCCCTACACTCTAGAATGGATTGCGGGCTTTACTGGACGGCCTGTAGTGGCTGTAACATTTGGGCACGGAAATCCCTTTTTGAACATGGAGCAGAGAAGAAAGGATATTGAATTATTTTTCACAAATCCTAGCGAAAGATCAAAGATTATCGAGAAATATGAGGTCAAATACGTAATTTTGGGCCCCTATGTAAAATGGGCCTACAATGTCACAATTAAAGATTTTGAAGAGGGTAGAAATTTTAGGATCGTGTTTCACTGGTGGGAATTTTATATCTTGCAAGTAGAGAATTAA
- a CDS encoding glycosyltransferase family 39 protein yields MNSQLFPNPKALIPIFLPLLYLEVLRYQKTGKRKYLLYAGLLLGLMLWSHYGGAMPVFIGLFFYALLKSRENRENKSWLLLPLVGGLIFSPFVVNVFLHIEHGASLMVEGNWLSSLSPYATIRRVLPPVWGIALLILALWKGRKCEPRDFTFFMLGIVGVVNVLPSILFIFTGIEIFPSRFVIPLHYTYLLAYFCGIVGHS; encoded by the coding sequence ATGAACTCGCAACTTTTCCCAAATCCTAAGGCCTTAATTCCAATTTTCCTTCCCTTGTTGTACTTGGAAGTCCTTAGATACCAAAAGACTGGAAAAAGAAAATACCTCCTCTATGCAGGCTTGTTGCTGGGTCTAATGCTGTGGAGCCACTATGGGGGTGCTATGCCGGTTTTCATTGGATTGTTTTTCTATGCCCTCCTTAAATCCAGAGAGAACAGAGAGAACAAATCCTGGTTGCTTCTCCCTCTCGTAGGCGGTTTAATATTTTCACCATTTGTAGTTAATGTTTTTCTGCATATCGAACATGGAGCATCTCTAATGGTGGAGGGCAACTGGCTAAGCTCCCTCTCCCCATATGCCACAATAAGAAGGGTTCTCCCTCCAGTTTGGGGGATAGCTCTCTTGATACTGGCGTTGTGGAAGGGCAGGAAATGTGAGCCCCGGGATTTCACATTTTTCATGCTCGGAATCGTGGGAGTAGTTAACGTGCTTCCATCGATTCTGTTCATCTTTACTGGAATCGAGATATTTCCATCTCGATTTGTGATTCCCCTTCACTACACTTACTTACTTGCGTATTTCTGCGGAATCGTGGGGCATTCTTGA
- a CDS encoding amidohydrolase — translation MKALVNGIIYTSFNPVRKISGLVIANDRVIFAGDSEVARRIVELAGGEVVDLKGKFVMPAFFDSHLHLDELGMSLEMVNLRGVTSIEELVNRLKASNARIIFGFGWDQDELGRWPTREDLDAIDRPVFIYRKCFHVAIANSKMLELLNLKPSKDFDESTGLIKEKALEEARKVINEKVLSVDDYAHYILKAQDHLLNLRVHSVDFMSVNEKALKALFRLEREGKLRLNVFAYINPELLGKLESLGLGRFEGKRLVIAGVKLFTDGSLGARTALLSEPYSDDPSTSGQLVTEKKELVEVIERAKALGLDVAIHAIGDKALDVALDAFEEAEFAGRIEHASVVRDDQLERIKDLGIRLSVQPHFIISDWWVVERVGEERAKWVYRLKTLSRYAELGFSTDAPIEPADPWLTVDAAVNRGRDNVKLYELTKDESLSVSEALHFYTYGSASISLARDIGKLEPGFKAEYIVLDRNPLGSL, via the coding sequence ATGAAGGCCTTAGTCAACGGCATAATTTATACATCATTTAATCCCGTTAGGAAGATCTCGGGCTTGGTGATAGCAAATGATAGGGTTATATTTGCTGGGGATAGCGAAGTGGCGAGGAGAATCGTTGAATTGGCCGGTGGTGAAGTAGTTGACCTCAAAGGTAAGTTCGTCATGCCAGCGTTCTTTGATTCTCACTTGCACTTGGACGAACTTGGGATGAGCCTTGAAATGGTCAATCTAAGAGGAGTTACATCCATAGAGGAACTCGTGAATAGGCTGAAAGCCTCTAATGCTAGGATAATCTTTGGCTTTGGCTGGGATCAGGATGAGCTTGGCAGGTGGCCCACAAGGGAGGATCTTGATGCCATAGATAGGCCAGTCTTCATATACAGGAAGTGCTTTCACGTTGCCATAGCCAACTCTAAGATGCTTGAGCTCTTGAACTTGAAACCTTCAAAGGATTTCGATGAATCTACAGGGTTAATAAAGGAGAAAGCCCTTGAAGAGGCTAGGAAGGTGATAAACGAGAAAGTCTTATCGGTTGATGATTACGCCCACTACATTCTAAAGGCCCAGGATCACCTACTTAACCTAAGAGTTCACTCCGTGGACTTCATGAGCGTTAACGAGAAGGCCCTTAAAGCCCTTTTCAGGCTTGAGAGGGAAGGGAAGCTGAGGCTTAATGTTTTCGCCTACATAAATCCGGAGTTGCTGGGCAAGCTCGAGTCTCTTGGCCTGGGAAGGTTTGAGGGAAAAAGGTTGGTAATAGCTGGTGTTAAGCTGTTCACGGACGGAAGCTTAGGGGCTAGAACCGCCCTTCTGAGCGAGCCGTATTCGGATGACCCCTCAACCTCAGGCCAACTCGTCACGGAGAAAAAGGAGCTTGTGGAAGTGATCGAAAGGGCCAAAGCTTTAGGCTTGGACGTTGCTATCCATGCCATAGGTGATAAGGCCCTTGACGTTGCCTTGGATGCGTTTGAGGAAGCTGAATTCGCGGGGAGGATAGAGCATGCATCGGTAGTTAGGGATGATCAGCTTGAGAGGATTAAAGATTTAGGTATTAGGCTCTCGGTTCAGCCCCACTTCATAATAAGCGACTGGTGGGTCGTTGAGAGGGTGGGAGAAGAGAGGGCTAAATGGGTCTACAGGTTAAAAACCCTAAGCAGGTACGCCGAGCTCGGGTTCAGTACGGATGCACCAATAGAGCCTGCTGATCCATGGTTAACCGTAGATGCCGCAGTGAACAGGGGTAGAGATAATGTTAAGCTGTATGAGTTGACAAAAGATGAGTCTCTCTCCGTAAGTGAAGCATTGCACTTCTATACCTACGGCTCAGCCAGCATATCACTGGCTAGGGATATAGGAAAACTAGAGCCTGGGTTCAAGGCTGAGTATATAGTGTTAGATAGGAATCCTCTGGGGTCGCTCTAA
- the iorA gene encoding indolepyruvate ferredoxin oxidoreductase subunit alpha: MGNEAIAHGALEAGIAFATGYPGTPSTEVIETIARLKPEVFAEWAPNEKVALEEAAGVSYAGLRSLVTMKCVGLNVAADPLMSLAYSGVEGGLVILVADDPGPHTSQTEQDDRYYGKISLLPVLEPYDPQEAHDLIIYAYELSEKYKVPVIFRTTTRVNHTTADVEVGEFKELKREPKFKKDIERYVRASMEGNRKRHQWLNETLRKIEEEFNSMPFNWIEGDGKVGIVVEGAPYNYVKEVIPSLGEDFKILKLSTPHPLPRKLVLDFLKDVEKVIVIEEGAPFLEEEIKVVAYEAGLHVPIYGKRTGHLPLEGELNPRLVKNAMLKILGKEKEEVEMPQEVREAEALAPKRPPVMCPGCPHRGSYRALLDALRELGFGKFDVPVHGDIGCYALSLLPPLEAIWTEFVMGASISLANGQSVAMGKKIVATIGDSTFFHNGIQPLIDAVYKNLDVLVLILDNRTTAMTGHQPHPGTGGSETGRKFQEIDIEALVKAIGVKYVKTVDPYDLKATKEAIKEAMKVKGPAVIIAKRECVIPVIRRGEIGEIPLVIEDKCTGCKACILLTGCPALVYDPETRKVRIDNLICTGCGICNQTCPFDAIKFPSKTEKS, translated from the coding sequence ATGGGAAATGAGGCCATAGCCCACGGTGCATTAGAGGCTGGAATCGCGTTCGCTACCGGTTATCCTGGGACCCCCTCAACTGAGGTTATCGAAACTATAGCGAGGTTAAAACCAGAGGTTTTTGCTGAATGGGCGCCAAACGAGAAGGTGGCGTTAGAGGAGGCCGCCGGAGTTTCGTACGCTGGACTTAGGAGCTTAGTAACTATGAAGTGCGTGGGCTTAAACGTTGCTGCAGACCCCTTGATGAGCCTCGCCTATTCCGGTGTAGAGGGAGGTCTTGTAATCCTTGTAGCGGATGATCCTGGGCCACATACGAGCCAGACCGAACAGGATGACAGGTACTACGGCAAGATATCCCTCCTACCAGTTCTAGAACCATATGATCCCCAGGAGGCTCACGATTTAATAATCTATGCCTACGAGCTAAGTGAGAAGTACAAGGTCCCTGTTATATTTAGGACTACCACGAGGGTTAACCACACAACAGCTGACGTTGAAGTTGGGGAGTTCAAGGAATTAAAGAGGGAGCCGAAGTTCAAGAAGGACATAGAGAGGTACGTTAGGGCGAGCATGGAGGGCAACAGGAAGAGGCATCAATGGCTGAATGAGACCCTAAGGAAGATCGAGGAAGAGTTTAACTCGATGCCCTTCAACTGGATTGAGGGTGATGGAAAAGTCGGAATAGTTGTCGAGGGAGCGCCGTACAATTACGTTAAGGAGGTAATTCCATCCCTGGGAGAGGACTTTAAGATACTCAAGCTCTCAACCCCGCATCCACTCCCAAGAAAGCTCGTTCTTGACTTCCTTAAGGACGTCGAGAAAGTGATAGTAATCGAAGAGGGGGCACCCTTCCTGGAGGAGGAGATAAAGGTTGTTGCTTATGAGGCCGGACTTCACGTCCCAATATACGGGAAGAGGACCGGGCATCTGCCCTTAGAGGGAGAACTAAATCCAAGGCTAGTGAAAAATGCCATGTTGAAGATCCTTGGAAAGGAGAAGGAAGAAGTGGAGATGCCCCAGGAGGTCAGAGAGGCGGAAGCGTTAGCCCCCAAGAGACCTCCAGTTATGTGCCCCGGCTGTCCCCACAGGGGTAGCTATAGGGCATTGTTGGATGCCCTAAGAGAGCTTGGCTTCGGAAAGTTCGACGTTCCGGTTCACGGCGACATAGGCTGTTATGCCCTCTCCCTATTGCCGCCCCTCGAAGCAATATGGACTGAGTTCGTCATGGGTGCCAGCATAAGCCTTGCCAATGGACAAAGCGTGGCAATGGGCAAGAAGATAGTTGCAACGATAGGAGACTCAACTTTCTTCCACAACGGAATTCAGCCGTTGATAGATGCGGTCTATAAGAACCTCGACGTTCTAGTGCTAATTCTCGATAATAGAACGACGGCAATGACGGGTCATCAGCCCCACCCAGGAACCGGGGGCAGCGAAACTGGAAGGAAGTTCCAGGAGATTGATATCGAGGCCTTGGTTAAGGCAATTGGAGTTAAGTACGTTAAAACCGTTGATCCCTACGATCTCAAGGCGACGAAGGAAGCGATAAAGGAGGCCATGAAGGTTAAGGGACCCGCGGTAATTATAGCCAAGAGGGAGTGCGTAATTCCGGTGATAAGGAGGGGTGAAATCGGAGAGATACCACTGGTAATAGAGGACAAGTGTACGGGCTGTAAGGCATGTATTCTCCTGACTGGCTGTCCAGCGTTGGTCTACGACCCAGAAACGAGGAAGGTAAGAATTGACAATCTGATATGCACGGGCTGTGGAATCTGCAACCAGACCTGTCCATTTGACGCTATAAAGTTCCCAAGTAAAACCGAAAAATCTTAG